AGCAAAAAATATCTTAAAATATGGCTTACCCAAGATGACCTTTTTAAATATCAATATTCCTAATAAAGAGATAAAAGGAATAAAGATAACAAAATTGGGCAAAAGGATATATAAAGATATGGCAATTCCAGTAAAGAATGGCAATGATTTGTGCTATATAATTGATGGTGAGATGGATTTTGTTAAGAAAAGAGGGACTGATTTTGATGCGATAGAAAAAGGATATATTTCAATAACTCCCCTCCATTTAGATATGACCAATTACAAAGTAATAAAAAAATTAGAGAAAAGATTTAAGAACCTTCTAAATTTTTAAATGGCAATCAAAAGGATAATTGTTGCGATATTTTTAAGTTTATTATTTATTTTTCTTTCCTTTTTTCTCAGTAAGTTAATAAACAAAACATTAAAACAAAAGAATATAGAAAAACGGATAGTGAGATTAATAGACCGGGTTATATTTTATGCTATCCTTTTTATTGGTTTATTAATAGTTTTAGGATACTTAAAAATAAACATTACCGGTTTAATTGCTGGTGCTGGAATTATTGGTTTAACTATCAGTTGGGCATTAAGCGATATTATGAGAAACATTATTGCTGGTTTACTTTTATTAATTATGCGACCTTTTAAAATTGGTGATAAAATAGAAATTCAGGGTTTAGCGGGAATTGTTAGGAGTATTAATTTGCGATATACTTTGATTGAAAAAGATAACGGCGAAAAGATTTTAATTCCCAATGTAAACACCTTAACCAATCCGGTAATTATAAAAGAAACCAAAGAGTAATTAATTGACTTTAAAAAATAATTTAAATATAATAATTAAATAAGCGGGTATAGTGTAATGGTAGCACGAAGCCTTCCCAAGGCTTTAGTGGGGGTTCGAATCCCCTTACCCGCTGGTAAAAATTATGAGAAAGATATCCTTAATACTCTTTTTCTTTTCTTTACCGGTTTTGGCATTTAAAATTTATTTTGATTATGATAATTGGGAAGCAAGGTTTATAAAAGAACCTTTAGACACTTTTTCTATTCCAGATTTAAATTATCGGATTAAAAATTATCTTCGCGGACTTACCTACGATAGTGATAAGACTTTAGAAGAGTATCTTTTGTTAAATCCCCGGGTGGAAAGGAGGTTTAACCATTTATTTTTAAATTACCAAGAAGAGAAAAAGAATTTTCTTTCGGACGGTAGTCAGATAATTGAATATTCCTTATCTTTAAAGCCCGATCTTTTTGGTTTGATTGCTAAGAAAACGGGTGAAAGGTTTTTAATTGGAGAACTTGCTTGTCCATTGTGTAAGAGACCTTGGCCAAAAGATATGCCCATTCCTGAAGGGGTAAAACTCATTCCTTACGAAGAGATTGGTATCGTTAAAGAAAAATATACTGGTATAATTATTGACTGTCGCCATCTTTCATTAAAACCAGCGATTTTCCCAAAAATTTATAATGAAGATTTGAAAGAGATTTATTCCTTAAACTTTTGCGATTCTTTAAGTTTAATAGAAAATGGTGTCGTTTCTTATGTAAAAAGTTTGGATTCTGCTTATCGTCATAAAAAAGCCGGAAATTTTCCTCTTTATCTTTCAGGATTAAAGGCTGTTGGAAAAAATAAATGTGATATCGTTATTTCTAACAAGGATGCTTTAATTTTACACGGTTCTTTAAATAATCTTAAATTATTAGAAAAAGCAAGGGTAATAATTGTTTACAAAGATGCCGCTACCTCTGAAAAATGAAATTATTTATGGTCCAGTAAATAGTAAAAGATTAGGCCGGTCTTTAGGAATTAATATTATCTCAGCAAAAGAAAAAATTTGTAGTTTTAATTGTATTTATTGCCAATACGGCATAACAAAAAAAACTTCGGGTACTTTTTTTTCAACCGAAGAGATCGAGAAAGCATTAGTTGATTTTTTTAATAATCCGCGATCGATCGATTACCTAACTTTCTCCGGAAATGGTGAACCTACTTTACATCCCGAGTTTGCTAGAATAGTGAAAAAGGTAAAGGAATTGAGGGATAAATATGCTCCTTCGGTGCCGATCGCTTTGCTTTCCAATTCTTCTAATATTATTAATTTATCTTATGAAACCTTAGAGATGATTGATGTGAAAATCTTTAAATTAGATGCTGGTAATGAAGAACTTTTCTTAAAGATTAATCGGCCATTAATAAAAATTACCCTTGAAGAGATTGTTAAAGGTTTAAAAAAGGTTGCTCGGAAATTTCCTATAACTATTCAAACAATGTTTATTATTTTTAACAATGAGAATAATTACGAGAAAAAGGCATTAAAGGATTATCTTTTTAGAATAAAAGAGATCAATCCGGCATTTATTCAAATCTATTCTTCTGACCGACCGGTTGCTGAGACAAATGTTTCTCCGATTACTAATGAAAAACTAAAAAAGTTAGAAGAGATAATTCATAAAAAGACAAAAGTTTTAACAAGGGCTTATTTAAATGTTCCTTTAGCAGTCAGATTAGGACTGGAAAGATGATAGTTTTTCATATTCTTTTGGAAATTGCTGTTTTAATTTTGGGTATTTTTGTTCTTAAATTAGCAATCCAAAGAGCCGGAATTTGGACCTATCCTTTTAAAAAGTATCGCCAATTCTCTTATATCTTATTTTTCCTGGCCTTCCTTGGTTTTATTTTTGGTGAATTGATAAGAAAAGGGAAGAGAATACCTGGACATAAATTTTTAGGAATTACCATTTTAATTATTCTCCTGCTAAGTTTGATTTGGGAAGAGAGGAACTACCAGAGAAGGCTACCACCGAGCCAAACCCTTCAACCTTATTTAACTTTACTCGGTCTTTCCTTAATTATTGCTCAAATTTTCTTAGCAATATTTTCTTAATGAAGTTATTTCTTTATCAAGATGAAAAAATAAAAAATTTCCTACCTTTAACTTATTTGAGAAGCTTTTCTTCTTTGAGGCTGGGTTTTTTTAAAATCATTGATTACTTTAAAAACCTTTTTCCGAAAACCGCTATCTGGGAGATTGATAAATTACCGATCAATTTAGAAAGAGGGTATTATCTACTTATTAGGTTTTTACCAAGAGAGAGGTTAGAAGATTGGCAGGAAAATATTACTTTTAAATATCAAGGTCAAGTTGTGGGTTATTATCAATATAATGATAAAAAAGAGAGAAGAGAGATAAATCTTGATGGTTTTTTGTTGGAAAATTTGTGGGATTTAATAAAATGCCAAACAGAATTTTCACCTATCTGGCAGAAATCATTCAGAAAAGAGAAATTGGCAAGAAACTTTTCTTTTCGGATTTATGGCAGAAAGGATTTAGTTTTTATAAATAAAAACACCAAGATATTAGGAGAGTTGATTTTAAATTTAGAGAAAGGTCCAATAATAATTGAAGAGGCAACATTAAAAGGATTTAATTATTTAGAGGGTCCCTGTTATATTGGGAAAAATACTGTTATTGATAACGCAAAGATTCGTAGTTTTACCACCATTGGTGAAAACTGTCGGATTTCGGGAGAGATTGAGGCAAGCGTTTTTTTAGATTTTGTAAATAAACATCACGAAGGTTTTATTGGTCATTCCTATATTGGTAGTTGGGTAAATTTGGGTGCTTACACAACAAATTCCGATTTAAAAAACAACTATTCTTCGGTGAAAATAAAGATAAAAAATAAAATTTATGACACTAAAATGTTAAAATTTGGTTGTGTCATCGGCGACCATACAAAAACAGCAATTGGTACCTTAATTCCTACTGGTGCCATTTTGGGAATCTGTGTGAATATTAAAAAAGGTGGTCCTTGTGAAAAATTTTATCCTTCTTTCTATTGGGACAAAAATAAAAAATGGGATTTTAAAAGATTGATAAAAACGATGGAAATAGTTATGGCAAGAAGAGGTGAAAAATTAAAAAAGGAAGATAGGGAATTATTAAAAAAGATTTATGAAAAGAAAGATAGACCTATTTAATTTTTCTTTAGGAATAGATATTGGCGGTACTAACATCAAAATTGGTTTGGTAAAAAATAACAATAAGATTATTAAAAAAAGAATTTTTAAAAATCAGAGAGATTTTGATAATAAAGAGTTTATTAACTATTTGATAAATATTATTGAACAATTTATAAAAGGTTATAAGATAAATAAAATTGGAATTGGTATTGCCGGTTATCTTCTTTACGAAAAGGGGATATTAAAATTTTCTCCTAACCTACCAAGGTTAAAAAATCTTCCTTTAAAAGAAATTATCGAAAAATATTTTCAGATAGAAACTTTTGTTTTAAACGATGCTGATGCGATGGCGATTGGCGAATATTTCTATCACGCTAAAAGATATAAAAACTTAATAACAATAACCTTAGGGACTGGCGTTGGCAGCGGGATTATTATCGATCGCCGTCTCCTTTATAACAGCGAATTTGGTCACACCATATTAATTCCTAATGGTTATTTATGTTCTTGTGGTAAAAAGGGGTGTGTTGAAAGTTATTTAGGAAGTTACGGAATGTTAAAAATAGCAGAAGATTTTTATAAAGAAAAAGTTAAAGAATTAACACCAAAAAAGATTTATGAAAGAGCGAAAAAAGGAGATAAAAAAGCGATAAAAACAATTGAGAGGTATTCTTATTATTTGGCAATTGCTTTAAGTAATTTGGCAAACTTATTTAATCCGGAGATAATTATTCTAAATGGCGGAATAAGTAATATGGGTAATCTATTATTAAAATCTATTAAACCAATATTAAAAGAAAATATTTTCTCTTTACCGAAAATAAAAATCTCTAATTTAAAAACTCTTGCCGGAATTGTTGGTGCTGTTAACTTTTCTAAATTTTAAAATAATTTTATTTTATTTTCGATAATTGTTTGTTGAAGTATCTCCTTTAAAGAGAAGGGTTTTTTTATTCGGTAAATCAAAGCTCCGTTATTATATATCCTTTCAAACAATTCAGGTTTAGAATCACAATATTCCTTAGTGAAAAAAATAGATTGGGGATAACTTTGTTTTTCACCAATATAAATATAGTGAAATAGAGAATTTTGAAAGGAATTTTCGTATTCATCAAAAAGGGTGAAGAGAATATGGGCGGGATAAGTGGGTCGATAAAGAATTCCCGGTAGCCAGATGCCAGCGTCGCCATAGTTTACCAGTATTGGTTCTTTAGCCGGCAGATTTCTTTTTATCCATTGAAAAGCCTTTAAATCATTCTTAGTTACCGCATAAGATTGGTTATTAAAGAGATAATGATAAAAATTTCTTCCTAAAAACTCTTCAATCACTAATTTGATAGGCGACCGGCGGGCAATCTCTTCTTTAGAAAACTCTTTATTATTAACTTTCCATATTATTAAGGTGCAACAAAATAGAATCCCATAAATTGAAATTAGAATCGACAATTTTTTTATCGGCTTTAATAATTTAAAAAGCGCAGCAATAAGAAGGGCAGCCGGTAAAAAAATAAAAAGAGATGTACGGTCTGGGTAAAATAACAGACTAAAATAAGAAGGTTTAAAAAGATTTAAATAGAGAAGAAATAAAGGAATGATTAAAAGTTTAATAACTTCAATTAGGAATTCTCTTTTTTTAATATTTGTAAAAAATCCAATAAGCGTTAAAAGAAATATCGGAGTTCCTATTCGGATACTCATTGCCAAGGGTAATAGATAATTTGGATTTATTTTTTGAAGAATAGCAAGACGGCTTGTTATTGGTTGTAAAATTAACTCTTTTGCGTAATTCCAAAGATAGAGATTCCAATCAAAAATTGTGTGCCATTCCCTCGAAGAAATTTCAACTTTTTTAAAAATTATTCCGTAAGGAAGGACTAAGGGAAGGGAAATTGTTAATGTTAATAGAATTTTAATAAAATATTTTTTCGCAAAAGTGATCTGTTTGATAATTTGCCAACCGGTTAAGAAAAGCAAGATAAAAATAAAAGCAAGAAAGGGCATAAAATGGGTTAAAAAGGCTGCAGAAAGAAGAAGGGATAATAGAAAAATATTTACCAAAGAAATTTCATTTTTATTAATCTCTTGATAAAAGAAATAGTAAGCACAAAGAAGAAAGAAAAATGATAATACTGAGGGGTTGCCGCCCCAGTGAAGATACTGTTGGGGGTCGCGGGATAATATTGTTAAGGCAACAGCAGTGATAAAGGAGATATTGGGATTAAAATAACAACGTAAAAAAGCATAAAAGCCCAGGAGAATTAAGAAGTGAGAAAAAAGAGCAAGAAAAAAAGAACTCCGATAAGGGGGGATTTTTCCTAAGGTTGACCAGATGGCTGCTAAAACCGGAAATCCCACACCATGGGCACCAAATCCTGGCATATTAAAAATTGGTTGATAATTCTTAGGAATCCCTTTCCATAAAAGTACCAGTGCGCTATTATAAGTGTGCATACTCATATCGCCACCAGCAGGTGCTTCGTTAATAAGACTTGGTAAAAATCTTAAAAATCCCAGAGCGGCTAAAATAACTAAATATTTTATTGGTAAAGAGATTTTAAATTTTTTTTCTTTTTTTAGAAAGATAAGAATTAAAAATAAAACTACACAAAAAATAATTGTTCCCCAAAGCCAAAAATCCCACGATAAGAAATAAAGAGAAAAAAAGGAAATTATCCAGTAAGTGAGAGAGAGCGCGATAATAAAACATAATTGAAGCAAAAAATCTTCTTTAAAAAACTTGGTAAAAATTAAAAAAATACCAGGGAAAAGAATGGTAACAAGAATAAGCATAAATTATTGTATAATTAAAAAAAGAAAAATCAATTTTAAGATTGGCGGAGGTGGGTAGGAATCGAACCTACCACAAGCCTTTTGGGCTTGCGAGCGGGTTTGAAGCCCGTCAGGCACACCAGCACCCAGCCACCTCCGATAAAAAAGTATATTAAAATTCGAATAAAAATCAATTATCTTCAAACTTGACAATCTTTAAAAAATTGTTATAATTATTTATGTCGAAAACTTTAATTATTTTTCCTACCTATAATGAAGCCGAAAATATCCGTGATATTATTAATGCGGTATTAAATATTTCACCGGATATTGATGTTTTGGTAATCGATGATAATTCACCGGATAAAACTTATGAAATAGTAGAAGAAATGGCAAAGGAGAATAAAAGAATAAATTTGATAAAAAGAGAAAAAAAATTAGGATTGGGTACGGCTTACATTTTAGGCTTTAAATATGCTATTGAGAAAAATTATGATTACTGTTTTGAAATGGATGCCGATTTTTCTCATAACCCTAATGATATCCCACGGTTTTTAGCATTGATGAATGAATACGATTTGGTTATTGGTTCCCGATATATTTCCGGAATCTCGGTAGTTAATTGGCCATTAAAGAGATTATTATTAAGTTATTTCGCCAATATTTATGCCCGAGTTTTAACTGGTTGTCCGATAAAGGACTTAACAAGTGGTTTTAAATGTTATAAGGTTTCGGCATTAAAGAAGATTGATTTAAATAAGTTAAAAATGGATGGTTATGCCTTTCAGATCGAAATCCATTGGCACTTCTGGCGAAATAATTTTAAGATAAAGGAAATCCCAATTATCTTTGTTGAAAGACGTTCTGGTGAGAGCAAAATGTCAAAAAGAATTATCGGGCAAGCCTTTATCTTTGTTTTGAAACTCTTCTTCCGTCGCCTTTTCAATCTTTAAAATCTCGTATTGTTCGTTATTAAATTCAACAATCTCACCAACTTTTCTATTAAGAAATTTCGCACCAAAAGGTGAGCAGTAAGAGATAATATTTTTTTCTTTTGGATAATTAAGAAAACGGACATCAAAGGGACCAAGAAAAAAATACTCAAATTCTTTGTGGCTTTTTAATTCTCTTAGTGTCACCTTAGTTCCTGGTTCAACAAATTGAGCAGTTATTTTAGTGAAATCAATCGGTTGGGAGATTTTTAATTCCTCCGTTAATTGTTTTATCCAATTTAAAAGTCGGTGTCTTTCTTCTTTGGCAATTTTGTATTCATAATTTTCACTCAAATCGCCGTGACTTCTTGCCCTTTGTAAATCTTCAGCGTTCTTTTTTAATTTTTCGTTGAGAATTTTTAATTCGATTTTTGCCCTTTCAATTCCTTCTTTAGTATGATAGATTACTTTCTTTTCCTTTTTTTCAAAGAAAATTCTTAGAGCCTCTTTTTCATTCTGTTTAAAAATTGGTAAAGAAAGGATTCGTTCTTTGATATTTTCTAATTCTTTTTCACCAATTTCCTCTTCTTCCAAAATTCTGAAGACCATTTTTTTAAGAAAAGCGGTGTGTCCTTTTCTATCCTTTAGTGAAAGGAGATCGGCAATTCTTAATAAAATCTGATAAACCTTAAATTTCTCTTTTAAAAGATTTAATCGGTTTTTTAGCAGATAGACAAACTCATCAATCTTTTCTAAATAGGAATAAAAAATTTCTTCAACCTCCTCTTCCTTAATTTCAATTTTGTTTTTAACCTTTTTCGCTGTTGGTTTATTGGGTGTTTTCTCCTTTTCTTTAATTTCCCTGGTTAAAGAAAAATTATTAAAAACAAAATCAATGGGATATTTTATAATTTTTTCTTCGTCAATCTTTTTTAAAACCATTTGGTCAAAAAGAAAATCGTAAGAGATTATTTGGTAGGGTACGTTTTGATAATAAATTATTTTATCAGGGGTAAAGCGGTATAAGAAATTTTCTAAGCGGATGAGGGCTTTTAAAAAGTTGTTTAAATCGGTATAAAAAATTTCGGATTTTTCTAAGAACTTTCTTTCTTCTTCTCCTTGGTAGATCGATTTTAAGACTTCACTAATTTCCCTTTTTAATTCTTCTTCTGGCTGTAATTCAAATATTTTTTTTAGAACTTTTAATAAATCCTCTTTTCTATTCAAAGAAAAAAAATGGTCTTTGGCTAATTTTAAAAAAGTTAATTTTAAATCAATTTTTGATTTGGGCAAAAGATCGATTATTGTTAAAATAATTTCGCCAGAAACATCATTATTTTCGCTAAAAAGGTTTAGCAAAAAATTTTCCAGTTCAGGAAAATTCTTCTGTTTTATTAAATTTTTAATTTCTTCAATAATTTTCATTTTAAAATTATATAAAGAATTTTGGGCTTCGTCAAGAAGGTAAAAAGGCGTTTCTGGGCCTTTATCCTATTTGAAGGGATGCCAGGCGAAAGGAGGAAGGAGTTTAGGAAGGGAGGCCCAGAAACGCCATCCTTGTTAGTAGAGGATTACCTTTTTTATTTTTTTACCCTCTTGGATAAGGAAATAGACTCCCCTTTTAATTCTCTTTTCTACTTTGCTACCAGTGGTATTATAGATAGAGATATTCTTTTGTTTTAGGCTCTCTAAAGAAATTGTCTTCCAAGAGGTAATACCTTTTTTCTCTTCGCTTTTCTTTATAGAATAAAGTTCTTGAGGTGGAATATAAAGCCAGAGTTCTAATGTCTTATTTCCTTTTAAGGCATAAATCCAGCCATTAACATAAGATAAAGCACCGCCATCCTTTACTTTCTTATTGAAAGGTTCGGTTGGAATCGGTTCTAAAGGTAGCCATTCATTATTTTCAATATTATAAAGATAGAACTCAGTAGTATTATTTCCTTTTAAGGCATAAATATATTTTTCGTTATCGGTTGTTAAAGAAGCACCGGGTCCGGCTGTTTTTTTCTTCATAGCGCTTGGTGTAAAGAAGAGAGGCATCGGTTCTCTTGTTTCCCAAGAATCAAGGGCAACATTATAGACATAAAATTCGTTACTCTTTCCTTTTAAGAAATAGAGGTATTGGTTTTGGAAATTAACTAAGGCACTTCCTTTTACTGCTCCTTTATTAAGAGTTCCTTTAGGAATATCCTTTAAGAAAATAAAAGTATCTTTTTCAATATCATAGCAAAGGAATTTATCAGAGCCACCACCGAGAGTTAAATAGAGGAATTTACCGTTTTCGTTCTCTAAATATACAATTGAAGCGCCATCTTTTATTTTGCCAGGGATGTCTTTTAGTTTTTCCCAGTTTTTGGTTTCTAAATCATAAGCATAAAATTCGTTTGTTTTATTTCCTTTCACAAGATAGATTTTATTATTACCACTTGTTAAGGCACCACCTTTCATGCCTTTGTTTTTCTCTCCCTTTGGAATATCAGGTTCTTGGTACCACTTATCCAAGCGAGGGTTATATTTATAAAATTCAAAAGTATTATTTCCTTTGGTCGCATAGAGATAGTCATTGATAAATGTTAAAGCACCGCCGGAACCAATTCGATATGGACTGTATTCTAAAATAGGCATATCTCTTCTTAATACCCAGCCAGAAAATCCAGGTGGTGGGATATAAGGTTTTTTACCGCTAAAGGTGCCAACTAAAGTATCATTTGCGGGATTCTGGTCATAAATATTATTAAGATAGGCTAAGACACTAAAATCACCTTCTTCAACTCTAAACATTGGGAAATAGATAATCCTTTCTTCATTTTCACCTAAGGCATAAACCATTTTATCTTGAGAATAGATTAATTCATCTTTGCTATTCTTAATAAGGAAAGTAATTTTGAATGTTTCGGTATGATAACTATAATTCTTTACTTTTACTTCAGGTGAAATGAGGATATCGGTCTCATATTCGCCAATTGGTTGTAAAATTTCAATTAAACCAACATCACGGGAACTTAATGAGAAATCGTTATCAGAATAGAAATAATCAAACTTTTCATTATTACTTAAATCCATATCATTTGCTAATATTACCTTCATCACAATCTTATATTCATTTTCGCCTACATTAAAAGGAGTAAAAGAAATTTCTCTTTCACTAAATCTTTCCATTGTTGTTGATATTGTATCACCGTAAATAATCTGGTCATCTAAATAGATTTCGCAAATTGCAAGAAATTCTTCATCACAATTGCCACAGTTTTCAAAAAGTCCTACTGGAATAACTTCTCCTTGTGGTACATAACCAACCGGATAGATAATTTCTTTTATTCCAACATCATGATATTCGCCTTCATATACTAAAACATTTTTCGTTAATTCATCATTATAGGGATTTTTATCTAAGGAAAATTGGGTTTTCGCAATAGCAACATATTCACCAGTCGAAGCATTCCAAGGAGTAGATGCTTGAATAGTTAAAGTTTCTTCTGGTGCTAAATAGAGATTATCAATTATGGTATAATAAACTAATTGATTATTATTATTTTTGATACTAATTTCTAAACTAAAATTGTTAGCCGCTTCTGTGCCAAAATTCTTAATGGTTACTTTTGGATAAATTAAAGAAGGAACTTCTATCTTTCTTGGTCTAATAATATTGATTACACCAACATCATAAGGAGTTAATCGGACACCGGAGACGTCATCAATATAACAGGAGTTAACACCAAAGAGTCCGACATTCCTAAAAGCAATAAAGATAG
This genomic window from candidate division WOR-3 bacterium contains:
- a CDS encoding mechanosensitive ion channel domain-containing protein, translated to MAIKRIIVAIFLSLLFIFLSFFLSKLINKTLKQKNIEKRIVRLIDRVIFYAILFIGLLIVLGYLKINITGLIAGAGIIGLTISWALSDIMRNIIAGLLLLIMRPFKIGDKIEIQGLAGIVRSINLRYTLIEKDNGEKILIPNVNTLTNPVIIKETKE
- a CDS encoding radical SAM protein, with amino-acid sequence MPLPLKNEIIYGPVNSKRLGRSLGINIISAKEKICSFNCIYCQYGITKKTSGTFFSTEEIEKALVDFFNNPRSIDYLTFSGNGEPTLHPEFARIVKKVKELRDKYAPSVPIALLSNSSNIINLSYETLEMIDVKIFKLDAGNEELFLKINRPLIKITLEEIVKGLKKVARKFPITIQTMFIIFNNENNYEKKALKDYLFRIKEINPAFIQIYSSDRPVAETNVSPITNEKLKKLEEIIHKKTKVLTRAYLNVPLAVRLGLER
- a CDS encoding ROK family protein, giving the protein MKRKIDLFNFSLGIDIGGTNIKIGLVKNNNKIIKKRIFKNQRDFDNKEFINYLINIIEQFIKGYKINKIGIGIAGYLLYEKGILKFSPNLPRLKNLPLKEIIEKYFQIETFVLNDADAMAIGEYFYHAKRYKNLITITLGTGVGSGIIIDRRLLYNSEFGHTILIPNGYLCSCGKKGCVESYLGSYGMLKIAEDFYKEKVKELTPKKIYERAKKGDKKAIKTIERYSYYLAIALSNLANLFNPEIIILNGGISNMGNLLLKSIKPILKENIFSLPKIKISNLKTLAGIVGAVNFSKF
- a CDS encoding polyprenol monophosphomannose synthase, which gives rise to MSKTLIIFPTYNEAENIRDIINAVLNISPDIDVLVIDDNSPDKTYEIVEEMAKENKRINLIKREKKLGLGTAYILGFKYAIEKNYDYCFEMDADFSHNPNDIPRFLALMNEYDLVIGSRYISGISVVNWPLKRLLLSYFANIYARVLTGCPIKDLTSGFKCYKVSALKKIDLNKLKMDGYAFQIEIHWHFWRNNFKIKEIPIIFVERRSGESKMSKRIIGQAFIFVLKLFFRRLFNL
- a CDS encoding GreA/GreB family elongation factor; amino-acid sequence: MKIIEEIKNLIKQKNFPELENFLLNLFSENNDVSGEIILTIIDLLPKSKIDLKLTFLKLAKDHFFSLNRKEDLLKVLKKIFELQPEEELKREISEVLKSIYQGEEERKFLEKSEIFYTDLNNFLKALIRLENFLYRFTPDKIIYYQNVPYQIISYDFLFDQMVLKKIDEEKIIKYPIDFVFNNFSLTREIKEKEKTPNKPTAKKVKNKIEIKEEEVEEIFYSYLEKIDEFVYLLKNRLNLLKEKFKVYQILLRIADLLSLKDRKGHTAFLKKMVFRILEEEEIGEKELENIKERILSLPIFKQNEKEALRIFFEKKEKKVIYHTKEGIERAKIELKILNEKLKKNAEDLQRARSHGDLSENYEYKIAKEERHRLLNWIKQLTEELKISQPIDFTKITAQFVEPGTKVTLRELKSHKEFEYFFLGPFDVRFLNYPKEKNIISYCSPFGAKFLNRKVGEIVEFNNEQYEILKIEKATEEEFQNKDKGLPDNSF
- a CDS encoding choice-of-anchor J domain-containing protein translates to MFYLKNKNVLVLSIIIFSFVFSNILNESFSDRKFPPEGWQIYNMDNGIVCWRRSPAKNYSPPACARSRFERKNIRNDDWLVTKQLFPVPGKDTLKFYYRAHNKNFRESLEVWVSITGNKPENFYARVDAFGFKGKEYSLRVIPLNQFDSIPIFIAFRNVGLFGVNSCYIDDVSGVRLTPYDVGVINIIRPRKIEVPSLIYPKVTIKNFGTEAANNFSLEISIKNNNNQLVYYTIIDNLYLAPEETLTIQASTPWNASTGEYVAIAKTQFSLDKNPYNDELTKNVLVYEGEYHDVGIKEIIYPVGYVPQGEVIPVGLFENCGNCDEEFLAICEIYLDDQIIYGDTISTTMERFSEREISFTPFNVGENEYKIVMKVILANDMDLSNNEKFDYFYSDNDFSLSSRDVGLIEILQPIGEYETDILISPEVKVKNYSYHTETFKITFLIKNSKDELIYSQDKMVYALGENEERIIYFPMFRVEEGDFSVLAYLNNIYDQNPANDTLVGTFSGKKPYIPPPGFSGWVLRRDMPILEYSPYRIGSGGALTFINDYLYATKGNNTFEFYKYNPRLDKWYQEPDIPKGEKNKGMKGGALTSGNNKIYLVKGNKTNEFYAYDLETKNWEKLKDIPGKIKDGASIVYLENENGKFLYLTLGGGSDKFLCYDIEKDTFIFLKDIPKGTLNKGAVKGSALVNFQNQYLYFLKGKSNEFYVYNVALDSWETREPMPLFFTPSAMKKKTAGPGASLTTDNEKYIYALKGNNTTEFYLYNIENNEWLPLEPIPTEPFNKKVKDGGALSYVNGWIYALKGNKTLELWLYIPPQELYSIKKSEEKKGITSWKTISLESLKQKNISIYNTTGSKVEKRIKRGVYFLIQEGKKIKKVILY